From the genome of Oryza glaberrima chromosome 1, OglaRS2, whole genome shotgun sequence:
GTTATTCTTCAGTTTTAGCATATATATTAGTATTTGGCTCATAGAGGTACCTGTGCAACAGTTCTAGGTTGCTTTTACGTGGCATTTGCATAGTTATTAGGTGATGGTGTTAATTGTTAGGGTAATACCTGGATCACTGCTATTGATGCTCTAAATTGTTACAAACTTGTAGCAATTCAACTTGCAGGCTGTCCATTTTCTCTACTTCAATTTATAAATACCACTTCTCTAATTgcctctccctttttttttttgccacagtGGGATTTTGCCGGCTATTGATGTCATAGGAAACAATGCTATTGTGGGGGTAAGTCTCACTGTTTACTTAATGTTTTTCTTCTAGATTCAAGTTAATTTGAGATATCAGGGTTAGTATCTTGGGAGGACCctatttgcatttttttaacaGACCTTTTGCCTCAGTGAGTAAGCACTGCCGCACTGGGACTCTGGGAGTTCGTGATGCTTTGCTTAATTTATTTGATTGGCATGTCTCATACAATTGATTAAGTCATCAACATTGTTCACACTTTCTTTCGACAGATATTTTACTTCATTGGATTTGGACTGTTCTGCCTTGAATCACTACTCAGCGTTGTTGTCATCCAGGtgagttttataaaatttgatctTAGCCAAAGCCAAATAGTAACACCTTGGTGTCTGTTCAGCAACACTCCTTCATTCTGCCGTTCATCATCATGCGTCATGCTGTGCCTTCAGAATATATACATTTCTATTTGCATTGATGTCTCCACTCCCAACTAGAATGTGCTGTCCCCTAAGATTTTGTTCTTGTTGCAATAAAATTTCCGCTGCAATGCTGTCTTCATTTTCTCCTGGGAGATGTCATTCTGAACTTGGCCGTTTGAAATGCAGCAAGTATACATGTATTTCCGTGGAAGTGGGAAGGCTGCTGAGATGAAACGTGAGGCAGCTCGTGGTGCTATGAGATCGGCCTTTTGATAGAGCTGCTTCGATGGACGGGAGAGAATAGGATGTGTCGTTCTATGGTGGCGCCTTGTACATCCCTACACCTATGTTGTTCGTATCTAAGTTATTCCATTTTACAGCAGCATATAGCTAAAGGATTTTCCTGCCTTAATGTAATATATGTTCACTGGGGCCTTTTATGGATACCTCAGAGCTTTTTACCTAGGTTCAGATGTGCCTATAGTTAATGTTTTCCTTTTGAAATCCTGCATGATCACAATGGTTCCTAGGGCCGTATTGATTCTTTGTGGCAGGAAACAGTTTGGTTTACtaactatttttcttctttgttaatatataaatattaagaaTAAATCCCTGAAATACATCAGAAATGACAGTACATATTGAAGGACTCTGTTCAAGGCCTAAAACTAGCTTATTATCCTATGAAACATAAGCATCTTATTGCATTTCATTAACTAGCTCGGTACAGCAAAGCTCAGAGACTATAGGATCAAAATTGAAGGGATTAGTACTTGTACTGATTTCATACTTGGGTTAGGCAGGAAGCAGGCAGGGCGTGAGGCGCCTCTCATTTGCCGCTCATGGTGGGCTGCGCTTGCTGCACCTTGGTCCCGAACCCGCACTTCCTGGTGAGGAGGCTCCACGACCTCCTCGGCTTCCCCAGCCGCCGGATCTCCTGCTTCATGCTCATGCACTCCTTCTCCAGCTCCGACACCCTCGCCTTCACGTCGGTGATGGCCTCGGCGGGGagctccttccccttcccctcgtcggcctccgcgtcggcgtcggactgcccggccgccgccgcgcccttaGGCACGATGGCGCTGCCCCCCGGGTGCGGCTgcggagcgccgtcgccgcccgccgccgcgttgcCGGACACGAAGAACCAGCCTGCGATGGACGTGCGGAGGCGGAGCTGCTCGAAGAAGAGCACCTGCACCACCACCCGCAGCGGCAGGCGCTCGTTCTGCGCCGCGTGCGTGCACGCCTCCAGCGACAGCTTCTGGCAGTTCATCAGCCTGCACAGCTGCTCCCTCTCCGACTCCGACAGCCACGGGTGCGACTGCATGCATGGACGCCGTATCATCATCGTACGTGTGTTGATCACGAGATGAAATCGAAATGCAATGCAGCTAGCTAGATAGAACGACGTGTGTGATCACCTTGAGGTATATGTCCATGGCGCGGTAGATGCCGTCGTCGACGGGGCGCGCGTAGTCGggtacgacggcggcgagcgcctggAACTTGGGCAGCTTGAGGTTGGTGTCGGGCGCCACCTCGGCAAGGTACCCGTCCATGAGCTTGGCAACCATGGTGATCGGCGACAGCGACGAGGGGCTCCCGGCATGGGGCGCCCCAAGCTGGCtgccctcctccaccaccgccggcgacgtgtACCCGGTCCCGAGCCCGTCCGTGGACGACATGAAGTAGTCCAGTATCCTCTGCACGCAGTCGATGTCGTAGAGCGTCTCGACGGTGTAGCCGAGGTTTGGGACGAGCAGGTCGTCGAGGCAGGCGTCCTCCAGCTGCGCGCCGATCCGCCGTTCCAGGTTCTCCCGGCACAGCGGGCTGGCGTGGAGGAGCATCGCCGTGCGGAGCATCCCGAGCAGGAACCTGGTGGAGGCGACGCCCTTCTTCGCCGGCAGCAGCGCCACGATCTCCTCCAGGAAGTACCTCTGGTCGCCCTCCGACGGCGCCGACACgttggcggcgcgcggcgtgatGCTGCGGCTGCCGgcgccgcagtcgccgccgaAGCTGGCGTTGCTGAAGCTGGTGTTCCGCTTCAGCCCGGGCAGGAACCGCCCCGCGTAGAACATGATCGCGCCGGCGATGCTCTCGGGGCGCATCCCCTTCCCCTCCATCGCCTGGATCAGTCGCTTGAACATGGGCAGGCTCAGGAACGACACGTCCTCGTACCACCAGTCCATCCCGgagcaccccgccgccgcgcccgctgcgccgcccccgcccccgccccgtgGCGTGCCCCCCGAGCCGATGCCATTCCACAGCGCGTCGTAGCTGGCATTCTtggcggccacggccacggcggaggcggaggcggcggcggcggcgtcggaggcgcAGGCCTTGGAGGCGAGCGCGGTGATGCAGCGGGAGACGATGTGGAGGTCCTCGGCGGTGGGGAGCACGCCCTCGCATGTCTCGAGCGCCTTGATGGAGTCCTTCCAGTTGGCGAGCACGTCGGCGAGGAAGGACTCCGCCTGCGTGATGAGGTTGCCCTCGGCGTAGTCGTCGGTCATCCGCAGGTACTCGGCGGCGCACCGGAGGCACACCACGTTGTGCGCGTTGAGCTCGATCTTGACGTCGTAGCAGAACCTCGCCGCCAGCTCGAACGCCTTGGCGCCCCCCGGGATGTCGTCCAGCTGCAGCGTGCAcatgcctccgccgccgccgccgtcctcctgcgGCGCTTGGTACTCGCTGATCATCCGCTGCAGCACACCGCTCCGGCTCAGCAGGGGGAACTGCTACACGTCAGCTCGACCAGGCCAGCTCAATGCAATTCAAGATATTTTAATTCACGGTGATTAGTTTAGAGAATAATTGCGCTAACCTTGTGGAGGTAAAATGACATTTCTCCTACTTCCACGACGACATCACTCTCCAGCTCCGTCATGCATCTCCTGGCGATTGACAAGATTAAGATTAAGCATGTATTTGGAATTGACGTGTATAGATTAGCAATGAGGGATAATCTGAATCGACCTAGTATGTGCATGGGAGTTTAGGACGTGAATGTGTTATATCAAACAgaatgtaagcgtttggaattgaCGTGTATAGATTAGCAATGAGGGATAATCTGAATCGACCTATGTGCGTGCATGGGAGTTTGCGACGTGAATGTGTTATATCAAACAGATGAACATACTGTGCCATGAAAGATTTCCAGCCGATTTGCCAGTGAACAACATGGATCAGAGGTTGGGAATGACATAGTTCATGCGTGAAACTCAATCTGTTGTTACGTTACGGTGAAGAAATTAATTTGATTGTGTTTTACATTGTTTGAGAACCTACGCATCTCCATACAATCTGTCACAGAAGTGCCCATGGTTTTAAAGCACTAGTTGACATACTGATTACTGATATGGTTAGTAAATGAACATCAACTATCAGATCTCTTAAACTCAACATATGATAGAGATCCTTTAAGAGAATTctgaactagaaaaaaaataaattcaacatACAGAAAATTAACACAACAGAAAGAAACGAGGAATTCAGGATAACCATGTGAGGCCTTCCAGAACAAAGATTTCCGGCTTGGAGCCCAACTTCATAgtcgccatcgtcttcttccttctcccagTTATTCTACACGTCGATCTGTACTGTAACTGTCAAACTGGAACAAGATGCCGACGAGATCTGCCTGCTACGCAGTTATGTTTAGGAGAAAACGGAAGCCTTGGAAATTAAGCGATGACGTATTTAAAGGAGAAGATGGCAGGTTGCTGTGCTATGCTTGTGCATGCATCACTCGCTGCTgaggctgcatgcatgcaggcagAGAGACAGGGTAAGGGCGAAGGAAAGCCGCATAGCCAGTTCAAAGGATAGCCCGGGTCCAAAGGTGAGCTGAGAAATCTGCACGAACAGAGCTAATCTCTCTGCCACtctctgacaggtggggcccatatTCCTCTTACTCATGTCATGGGGCCCACTAGCCGGTGGCTGGTGTGATAGGGATACTGGCAGCTGGCTTGGCTTGGTTAAACAGAACTGCACAGGTCGTTGTTTAACTGTGGTTTGTGGTTTGCTAAGTCCCAGTGTCCCACTGGTCAGGCAATTGCAATCGGATGCATTTTTGGTTAACTTTTCGCTGGAGATCATAcaactatctatctatctgtctTCCTGTCTATCTATTTATATATtctctgtcttaaaatataagatattttgaacGGATAAAACACATCCTACTATtttaaaatcacttatattttacGACGAAGAGACTACTAAAAATTtattaaactttctataaacaCTCTCGAGCTGCTACGCGACACCCTATAAATACATCCAAGTCAATACGTGATACTCTAATAAAGTATATCACTATATCTATTTTACCAAACCAAAACCTCCCACCATCCCCACCTCCTTGCGGCATGTGCACGCATGCAAGTACCGACTGTTGGATGACCCTCCgttcctttctcctttttttatccatatcataattaaaattaaaattatctttatagaaaaaaaatccaacaagtAGACATCATACGTgttaaagtccattaaacatcctataaatGTTTCTAAACCGTTACATGGCGGTCTTAAGTCAAAGAAATATCTAATCATTGGTTTCTAGACACATAATTTTACGTCattattagatctatttttttaaagaaaaatctcaaccttcttcccttcctccccATCCCTGTGGGCGTTAAAGTACATAAATGCTCTTATAAGTTGCTCGTACTTGTCTTGCTTAAATAATTTCTCACAAACGGATCTAGCTATCAGGTCTAGCTAGTTGTCCCTGTGTCTCTTATGATCTATttgaattattatattttctattgaaatcaataatttaatacaaatattgactatatttaaaTGCTAACAGAAAAATTATATTCTGGACCCATATATGTATTGAGGCATCCACTAAATAAAAGAAACTACTAAAATTTctcactaaaaatcaaaatatcccaCATGAATTTTTTATACAATTGGTTGACCTATTACTTATATCCCATTAGACATCTAACGATTTTctatcaacttaattaatttatttctcaATATGTATATAGGAGCTATTTACCCATACAATTTGATATTGAtgcttttatcaataaatgatctttttaggagataaataaataatcttaaGATGATTATACcgtctaaattatatatatgatctatgaagtcactgataaattaaataaaaatattgaaatgaTATTCTTTTTTTACATCATAACATATACCCCATCTAGCATTATTTTTTATAGacaacattttaaaaataaaaatgtggcCAGTTGAATATCATACCAATCATACCAAGAACGTGGGTTGCACCAATAAATCTTAGCAGTGAAACAACCATGATGTGGCCTCGGCAATATATAAGTCAATTCCTGATAGGAATTAAAAGACCATAtccatttatttctttttggtaaaacttgttatggtaCATCGTAAGTTCCTCACATTTAGCATTGAATAATATAGAAATGTATATTTGTTACATGACACTTCAGTTTAGTGgtaatttgctaaaaaaatactacaacctctattttatttttccttacTTAATTAGAGAGATAATTTAGAATGGACATATTTATCCTATGTTGGGTTGTAGGCTTAACCcacttatatttttatcttcAATTACAGAGATCAAATCATTTCaaggatgtttcatagagtggaattctccattttcttaaaaaatgaaGATGAAAAGAATGAAAACTGAGcaaaatttatctaaattttttttgttgggttttaaacccattctaaatagaaatattcaaacattttattagCATGACTAATAGAATGAACAtatctaaaatttcaaacataatataacaaaaacaaattggACTTTCATAGGAAAAAGATCTATTTTTTTGACACAAGTTTCTCATAAATTAAAAACTATGCGATTTAAAGtgattttagtttagaatttatatgctGCGAaggtaattgaaaaaaaaatcataacagCTGATCAAAGCacattaaataaatttaattttgttcATGATATAGTAAAAGGAATATTTTTACTAGAAAGACATCCTCACATGGCCATTCGTAAAAAAATTTTCACGCACATTAATGAGCGGGCACCTTCCAGTTAGGAGAGAGAGGTTCAGATAGTCGTTGTTGTAGCTAGTTGTAGTGGTGTACGCTTGTACAGTTGTACCATTAGACCCTGACGGTCCCTCCATGATCACAGTTCACTACCGTGCATCTGCTAGAAAATCGCTTGGCCAGTGTCTCCCTCCGTCGCGCATGTCCAGCTAGATCCACGCATCTGAGGCTGCCGATCCATGCTGCAAGTTCAGCAGAGTCCTTGGCGCTTTAGCAGGTAACAATTGCTGGCTGGTGATCCGTATATGTATGTCGTTCCATCCGTAGTCCCGTGTGGGTGTGGCCGTACAGTACATCGATCGGTACATGTATGCTCTGCTGGCGCAGGCAGAGGCAGGCTTCAATTGTGCAACTACTATGTGTTGCGACGCGGTGCATGGCGAGATTCCACCGCACCGCACACCATCGATGCTGCGAGGCTGAGAGAGTGAACCGCCTTTTTTATGACAACTTTTTGACGAACGCGAGAGCTTTGTCAGCCACAAACTCACCCACGTCAGCAAACTCGGCTGCATCATCTAGCCAGCCCAGAGGCCACAGCTCCCGGTGCAGTACTCGTACCACTGTACTAGTATTTGATCTTGGCAGTGGCAGCTAcaccctccatccaaaataaatttattcgTGGTTTATGTGTCCAACGTATGCGTGACTTAGGCCATATTTGATTCAGCttataattattataatctagattattagaagtaagctgaaacaaacaagtagattattatgctagattattataatctataaagccagattactataatccaataatcttctCTTAAAGGAGccttttccagattattgagtggctaaagacccactacgcctagatgcctctaataatctagagaaacaaacaactcgtagcttattttatgtcagcttattataatccagcttagagtaatctgatttaataatctagattacaataatcttaagctgaaacaaacagagccttattatttttattttttttcatataaaataaatagttaaatgttgGACATAAAAACttataaataaacttatttggGATGGATGTTTAGCTAGTAGTATTAGAGCATGTagtagcagactataagccaactataagcaCATTacaagataaaagaggagagagaagagaagctgACTATagatttgtactccctccatcctataatataagagattttgagtttttgtttgtaccatttgaccactcgttttattaaaaaaaatttgtgcaaatataaaaaaaagttatgcttaaagtattttagataataaaataaagtaagtaaaaataaataaatataattttatttttttttaataagacgagtggttaaaaaGTGTaaggaaaaactcaaaatctcttatattatgggacggagggagtagctagctgtagcacgaactctATGACGCAATatgtatatgacatgtgggatcaaatattaataaagtaatatatgtttataactAATTGGTGTATAAATTGACAATAAATGATTTAGAGGTACTGTGGCTGACAGGCGAGCGAATCTCTTGCTGGATCCACCGTGCCTCCTGTCACATCCGTCGCGTGCCTTCCACTGCTCAAGTAGTACGTGGTGGTACCCCGGAGCCCGGACGCGCGCCCTCCACTGTAGTTGCACAGCAGGAAGAGCCGGCGTTAACACTGTGTACTCGGTACTAACCGGTTTTTGTTCCGTCTTCTACGCGAAACCAACCTACTAGTACTGGAGTACTAGTCTCTGCTCTGGCGTCTCTGAGCCGGTGAGCCACATCGTACAGTACATGGCACGTCTCTGAGCTGGTGAACCATCGTACAGCGCGTCCGTACGCACCAGGGTTGAGACACACCGGCCAGTACGAAGCCGGTGTCGCTTCATCACTCGTGCAGGACACCGGCCTCGGGAGACGCCGTCGCTTCACCCCCACCGCTCGCGGACAAGCGACAAGTTGACAAGGGCAAACTCCCGCGGCCGCTCTCTGCGCCGGCTCTCTGCGCCACCAGCCGCGCGCAGCAGTGGAGAGAGAGCGCGAACACCAACCAATCCACAGCGGAAAGGCAGCAGAGACGTGGGGGTCGCGCGACGTATGACAGACAGACGCCTAGTGCGCAACAGCGCGAGGCCGCGGCCTTGGCCTTGCGAATgatcccgcgccgcgcgcgccgcgcgcggcagcCACGACCGCCGCCTCATTGGCGCCGCGTGGGTGGTGTGACGTGCCCTGCAACCAGCGCTGCCGCGGTAGAGGGACCCCGAATAATATCGCCATCACTGGGCAACATCCCCATGCTACGTGCGCATGCCGCTCGCGACATTTCTACCAAAGCTCACGGAGCGCATCCATCCAAGCGATCCATCGCGAGCTCAAGCATTTTAGGGTGTATTTGGTTCCCGGTCAAGGTTGGATGGGATATGATGGTCTATATTTTACtggatatggcgatccagttttttgtttggtggaGTGAATACggcgatccagttttttttAGTTGTAGGGATGAAAGTGGATATGGTGATccatttttttgtttggttagaGTGGGATGGATGAGTGGTTGCAATCACCCTTTCATTAGAGGTGGTGAGTATACCCCTCCAAATTCTCACCCAACAAATATCAATCtactaaaaaaatctaaatagaaataaaaaagtagaaagaaataaaaggggaaggagaaaaaaaatgccttCTCGAAATCGCCGGTCACCCCTCGCCTTCTCGAAATCGCCGGTCACCTCCTCTCTCGCCGGCAACCCCACCGCCGCGCTTCctctctcccccgccgccgcctcgtatcctctctccccggccgccgccgctcgccctctccctggacgccgccgctcgccctctcTCGCCGGCGCCCCCCTAGATCCGGTTGTCGCCGGCTCGCCTCCTCTCTCGTCGCCGGCTCgccctagccgccgctgccgagctcGCCTCCACGGTCGTCGCCTTGCCTagccgccgagctcgcctcGTGGTGAGAGGGGTGACGCAACCCACATGTCGCTCACCCCTGCTCGCCCGAGCGCTCGGGCGGCTGCATCCGGCCAATTCGGCCGGATCCCCCCATCCGGCATCTGGGGAGAATATTCCTCCCCGGGCCGCCCTATCCCACCTCTGCCCAGGAACCAAACACCCGCCCAGGAACCAAACACCCATAAAAAATGGGCCGCTATATCCTATCTATCCatatccctccatccaaacacacccttagacgCCGAAACCcccttgcattgcattgcatacaAAGATTCAACCAATGACAACCGATTCACTTCCCCAGCAATGTACTAAAATGAACATGAATAGAATTTTGGTAAATTATATGAAGCAAAAATCGGCCGGCTTTCCCCGGTACTAGTTGTTGTCTATGGGAAGAAGCTAGTCAAAGAACATCTCAGTTCTCAGAATAggaggcccccccccccccccccaagtgAAGCCGGGGAATCATTGGACCTGGGGGGTTTGACTAAAAAACATCTGGGTCTGCAAGGGTATATCGACCATGCTGGTGTTTCATCCTACCATGTCCCATGGTGGTGTTTCATGCATTGTTTCATCCTCCTACTCCTTGGAGTTATGGTAGAAGTCGACGCAGGTCTGGCACCCGCAGTCGGTGAAGCGGCAGATCTCGCACCCGAAGCACACGCACTTCACGCAGCCGGTGCACGACGTGGAGCGGGAGCAGCCTCTCAGCACCTTGCGGCTCGCgcgctcctcctcatcgccgcaGGTGACCCTGGTGGGATCAATCaaggtcatatatatatgcaaatgtaCACAAGAACAAAGCAAATATATGAAATATGGAAAACCAAGAAATGTCAAACTGAGGATGGAAGGAACACAGAACAGGTAACGGCGCATAAAAGTACACTACTGGTCACTAGGCAAAGCAATGCTtcttttttaaaggaaaatttaatGTAAACATTGCAGCCAAATTTAGAATGCATGTACTCATGTTACTGAAGGAACAGCACCCTTCAGCGATCCTAGAAAATTTTCCCTACATGCTACTGAATGCTACAGGGATACAGTACTGAATGTGTCCTGTGGCTACAGGCCGCATGAGTACATGACCCTGCAGAGATCTGGAAGTGTTTGGCCAGAAACTTGCATAGCAACAGTTCCAACAGACGGCACTACAGGGCAGCAGTTTCGACTTTGCTACTCCCACAGTAGATAGTAGAAAACCAAAAACATAGTACTAAACTACTAATACGTTAACTGTAAAGCATTAATAGTTTCCTACAATTGCAGTTTGATCATGCAGACACTGTAGGGCATTTATGGGCTAAATTCCCCTCCttttctctgtttcatattatagacgttttattttttttttcaaatcaaactTCTTGAACTTTGACcaattatatatactccctctatctacttttgataggcatatttccaaatctgaaaaatttatttttgataggtatatttcaatccaacaatatatcatcttaatgactttcttggatttaatgcatgactctacattcttccacacaagattagCTACATGAGctcgagaaatataaatattattgaatcacttgtttacgaggaatgactagtagcatgtttagatggatgataagtagaattagatgaaatatgactatcaaaagtaaatggagagagtaaaatTTAGCATCatctacaataccaaattagtttcattaaatctaacatcgaatatattttgatagtaagttagttttgtgttaaaaatgttatgtttttctataaacttgatcaaactagAAGAAGCTTAacttagaaaaaagtcaaagtgtTTTATAATATACAGATAATTACCAACTACTCCatcagtcccaaaaaaaacttaacctaggaggggatgtgacctTTCCTAGGACAATGAATTTGGACTACCCTTTGTcctaggaggggtcacatcccctcctaagttgagttttttttggagacagagggagtatgtgccCAATTTTGTTGTGCAAAACATTGATTAAGGTAATTAGCATAAATATTTCGCAGTGCATCAATAATTCATAGTTGTTATATTGCAGGCTTGAAACAGGCAGCTACCAGAGACGCTAATACCAATCATGGTCATGGTAGAGAGAACTAGAGATACATGGGCTGCCATCTTGGATTGCAAAGCCTGCGGCTGGAGTGCTGGATTCTCATTAACTTGTGTCACTATCACTGTTATGGCTACCAGTTGAGAAACTCAGAAAAGTAACATGCATATGGACACTAAGTGTACTCCAGCAATCAAAGGGTATGCGCACCACCAATATTTAGTTCACGTGTCAATTTCATCAACTAACAAAGCACAGAAATATAAGAAAACTAGCAATTA
Proteins encoded in this window:
- the LOC127760508 gene encoding BTB/POZ domain-containing protein At5g03250-like isoform X3, with protein sequence MATMKLGSKPEIFVLEGLTWRCMTELESDVVVEVGEMSFYLHKFPLLSRSGVLQRMISEYQAPQEDGGGGGGMCTLQLDDIPGGAKAFELAARFCYDVKIELNAHNVVCLRCAAEYLRMTDDYAEGNLITQAESFLADVLANWKDSIKALETCEGVLPTAEDLHIVSRCITALASKACASDAAAAASASAVAVAAKNASYDALWNGIGSGGTPRGGGGGGAAGAAAGCSGMDWWYEDVSFLSLPMFKRLIQAMEGKGMRPESIAGAIMFYAGRFLPGLKRNTSFSNASFGGDCGAGSRSITPRAANVSAPSEGDQRYFLEEIVALLPAKKGVASTRFLLGMLRTAMLLHASPLCRENLERRIGAQLEDACLDDLLVPNLGYTVETLYDIDCVQRILDYFMSSTDGLGTGYTSPAVVEEGSQLGAPHAGSPSSLSPITMVAKLMDGYLAEVAPDTNLKLPKFQALAAVVPDYARPVDDGIYRAMDIYLKSHPWLSESEREQLCRLMNCQKLSLEACTHAAQNERLPLRVVVQVLFFEQLRLRTSIAGWFFVSGNAAAGGDGAPQPHPGGSAIVPKGAAAAGQSDADAEADEGKGKELPAEAITDVKARVSELEKECMSMKQEIRRLGKPRRSWSLLTRKCGFGTKVQQAQPTMSGK
- the LOC127760508 gene encoding BTB/POZ domain-containing protein At5g03250-like isoform X1; translation: MHILGRFRLSLIANLYTSIPNTCLILILSIARRCMTELESDVVVEVGEMSFYLHKFPLLSRSGVLQRMISEYQAPQEDGGGGGGMCTLQLDDIPGGAKAFELAARFCYDVKIELNAHNVVCLRCAAEYLRMTDDYAEGNLITQAESFLADVLANWKDSIKALETCEGVLPTAEDLHIVSRCITALASKACASDAAAAASASAVAVAAKNASYDALWNGIGSGGTPRGGGGGGAAGAAAGCSGMDWWYEDVSFLSLPMFKRLIQAMEGKGMRPESIAGAIMFYAGRFLPGLKRNTSFSNASFGGDCGAGSRSITPRAANVSAPSEGDQRYFLEEIVALLPAKKGVASTRFLLGMLRTAMLLHASPLCRENLERRIGAQLEDACLDDLLVPNLGYTVETLYDIDCVQRILDYFMSSTDGLGTGYTSPAVVEEGSQLGAPHAGSPSSLSPITMVAKLMDGYLAEVAPDTNLKLPKFQALAAVVPDYARPVDDGIYRAMDIYLKSHPWLSESEREQLCRLMNCQKLSLEACTHAAQNERLPLRVVVQVLFFEQLRLRTSIAGWFFVSGNAAAGGDGAPQPHPGGSAIVPKGAAAAGQSDADAEADEGKGKELPAEAITDVKARVSELEKECMSMKQEIRRLGKPRRSWSLLTRKCGFGTKVQQAQPTMSGK
- the LOC127760508 gene encoding BTB/POZ domain-containing protein At5g03250-like isoform X2, whose amino-acid sequence is MATMKLGSKPEIFVLEGLTWRCMTELESDVVVEVGEMSFYLHKQFPLLSRSGVLQRMISEYQAPQEDGGGGGGMCTLQLDDIPGGAKAFELAARFCYDVKIELNAHNVVCLRCAAEYLRMTDDYAEGNLITQAESFLADVLANWKDSIKALETCEGVLPTAEDLHIVSRCITALASKACASDAAAAASASAVAVAAKNASYDALWNGIGSGGTPRGGGGGGAAGAAAGCSGMDWWYEDVSFLSLPMFKRLIQAMEGKGMRPESIAGAIMFYAGRFLPGLKRNTSFSNASFGGDCGAGSRSITPRAANVSAPSEGDQRYFLEEIVALLPAKKGVASTRFLLGMLRTAMLLHASPLCRENLERRIGAQLEDACLDDLLVPNLGYTVETLYDIDCVQRILDYFMSSTDGLGTGYTSPAVVEEGSQLGAPHAGSPSSLSPITMVAKLMDGYLAEVAPDTNLKLPKFQALAAVVPDYARPVDDGIYRAMDIYLKSHPWLSESEREQLCRLMNCQKLSLEACTHAAQNERLPLRVVVQVLFFEQLRLRTSIAGWFFVSGNAAAGGDGAPQPHPGGSAIVPKGAAAAGQSDADAEADEGKGKELPAEAITDVKARVSELEKECMSMKQEIRRLGKPRRSWSLLTRKCGFGTKVQQAQPTMSGK